In the Natrinema sp. CBA1119 genome, GATGAGGGCGGCGAAAACGACGCCGGCGATTCCGAAGAGGTCGTGAAGAAAGACTGTCACGGGATTTATCTCGTACGCGTACGGGACGGTAAAGAACAGTACCGTTGCGACGAGATCGACGAACCACACGCTAAAGAACGCGGCCCGAAGTCTGGTAGTCCCCGGTCGCTTCAGCTCGATCCCGAATGAGGCCGTGTTCACCATCGTATTGAAGACAACGCTTGTCCGAGTATTACGCGTTGTACTTGCTGATTCCGGCCGTGTGATGGGGTCACTTGATTCGGGGAAGAGACAGCGCTGTAAGCGGACGGCCGACGGGGGCCCGAACGTAGCGCTGGGAGCGGATGATGGGTTACCCGGGTCGTCGTTTCGTACAATCTGCTGTAACTGTGTCCCGACGTACCCGCGACCCGCCAATCGTATGTTCCGGTATTGACAGGAGTTCGCCTCAGGCGTCCGACGACAGTTGCTCGAAATCGGGATCGGGACAGCCGTTCGGTTTCGACGGGACGCGTCGGTAGGCGTGTAATTCGCCGTCGGTGGCAGCGCTCAACAGGATGTCGTCCGGTGCAATCTCGTCGAACCGATCGACCGGTAGCACGAGTTGATCGATAACAGCCTCGCCGTCCTCGAGCAGGAGGACGACGTGTTCTCCGTCGACGATCCGGTCGACGACGCCGATGTAGAGATCGGTTCCGTCGAGGACATCGCCGATTGCGATGTCGGCCGAGGACGAACCGCGGGACGGCGGTCGCAATCTCCGGGAATTCGATGGGTGATCCGGTCGATCAGGCGTTTCACCGGTGCTCGCACCGGCGGTCGTCACTGCGGCGATCGTCCCCGTCGTGAGCGCACCGAGCATTCGAAGGACTGTCCGTCGCGATCGTCGGGGTTGGTCCGACATGCCCCTGTTGGCCGCGGGTTGTCTGATAAACCCTCGGTCGAGTCGGCTCGTCCCGCCCGTCCGGTCAACCGAACCCGTCCGTTGACAATGGACACCGTTCATAGAAGTATATCAATTCCACTACTTCGAACGATAACTAAGGAATAATATATATTAGCCATTTTGTTTCGAGGAGTCACAGTACGTGGCTGAAACGTACAGAGACCCGCATTTTAGCCACTTATTTGGGTTTTAAGAACGGGGCGGGGAACGAGCGATTAACTCACGCAGAATTTGAGGAGATCTCCGGTTAGTAACTCGTCTGAGCGAGTGTATGGGACTTCAGTGAATCAGAGTATACGAGTGGGGCCGGTTACCGCATCCTAAAATCATAATATTTCCATATATGATAGATAGTCGAGATACAGTCGGAATTTGCTCGAGCAGTACCGGAGCGAAACGGGAAACACGGCGGAACCCATAACAGGAGTACGATTGTTATGGTTACCGAGCGATCACCGGCTTGCGGGGACGCTACTGCTCGCCGCACTCGCAGGCACCAGTTTCGAGCAGCGTAGCGACATCGTACTGTCGGCCACAGTCCTCACAGAGGACCTGCAGGTCGGCGAGAACACGGTATGAACCGAGTTGCAGATGGTCAGTATCCCGCAGTCGAGCGAGTTTGCTTTCGGTCACGGCGACCGTCCGCTGTCGGAGGCCCTCGATCGTTTTGGACTCCGACTCTCGAGCGTCTTCGTCGGTTTCCGGGAGCGACGCGTCCCGGTGACCCGTGAGATACGATCGGATCGCGCCGTAGGAGACGAACTCCGCTCGAACCGTCTCGACGTCGACCCCCGCTCGCTCGAGTCGCCGTCTGGCCGCAGTTTGCTCGCCGCGACTCCCCTCGGTTCCATCGAGAAGGGTGTACAGGCGGCTGACATCGTCGGTGATTGTCTCGACGTCGGCATCGTCGAGTGCGGCCCGAAGGATTCGTTCGTTGAATGATTCGGCGAGCGCTCGCAGACTCGTTCGGTTCTCGGGATGGGTCCACCGTGCCTCGAGTTCGTCGCCGACGCCCTCGAGGTCGTATTTCCGGATGAGGCGCAGAACTTTCGGATCCGGTCCGGGCCCTGTCGGCTGATGGTTCATCGAATGGACTGTCCCGAAAGACGAGGAAAGTCGTTTCGGTGGCAGACAGCCTTCGTTTCAGTATGCGGAACGTGCCGTTTGTATATCGGATGTTCCGTTCCGGGGGCCGGGAGAGTCGATGCGTCTCTGCCGCTAGGCGATCTCCGTTTTCGCTCCGTCCGATCGTCGTTTCGTCGAATGAAATATCGGCGCTGATTGAGAGCCACGTGTGCCGGTTGAGTCCTCGGTCGGCCGATCGTGACGGCCGTCAGCCGTACGCGAGCGTGATCCTGATCTCGCCCGCCTTATCCCGAAGCCGGGTCGGGAGCTCATCGTGAACGTAGTCGTCCGTAAATCGGCTCGTCGGTCCGAAAACGGCCAGCGATCCGAGGAACTCGTCGTCGGGCGTATAGACGGGAACGGAGACACCGCGGAGTCCGTCCATGTGTTCCTGATTGTTCACTGCGTACTCCCGATCACGGATCCGCTCGAGTTCGTCGAACAGCGCGTCGGGATCGGTGATCGTATTCGACGTGATCGCCTCGAGTCCCACCTCCTCGATGTAGCGGTCGACTGCGGCGTCGTCCCACTCTGCGAGAATGATCTTGCCCGAGGCCATCGAGTGGAGCGGTCGCCGGTGGCCGATCATCGTGTTCGAGAGGCTGCCGTAGCGGTGGACGTAGACGGCCTCGTCGTCCTCTTCGACGATGAATACCGCTCGTTCGTCGGTCTCCTGACCGAGTTCGAACACCGCTCGTTTGGCGGCCGTGTAACCCACTTTCCGGGAACGGGCCTGCTCGCCGAGTTCGACGAACCGGAAGCCAACGTAATACTTCCCGTCGCGCTCGATCACGTAGCCCATGTCGGTGAGCGTCTGCAGGTGACGGTAGACGGTACTCTTGGGGAGGTCGGTCCGCTGCGTGAGAGCCGCAATCGTGACCCCTTCCTCGGCTTTGAGCGCCTCGAGGAGTTCGAACGTCTTTCGCGTCGTCGAGACGCCGACGGTCTCGGTCTCGTCCCGATCCGTATTCATATCCGATACTGTTCGCACGTCGCAATCAATGTTCCGGATACTGGGACAGAAGTGTTGGCAGGCGGGACGGTCGTCCCTGAATCCGAACTCAAGTCGGGAAAAAAGCGTGGTACGAATCGTCGGCTCGCGTCGCTACTGGTAGGCGGGGATACCGGTGAACTCCTCGCCGAGGACGAGCGTATGGATGTCGTGGGTTCCCTCGTAGGTGTAGACCGTCTCCATGTTGGCCATGTGGCGCATCGGCGAGTAGTCGGTGGTGATGCCGTTGCCGCCGATCATTTCGCGGGCGATCCGAGCCTGATCGCGTGCCGTGCGCACGTTGTTCCGCTTGGCCATCGAGACGTGCTGGGGTCGCATCTCGCCACGCTCTTTGAGTTCGGCGAGGCGGTGGGCCAGCAGCTGGGCCAGCGTGATCTGGGTGCCCATCTCCGCGAGCTTGCGCTGTTGGAGCTGGAACCGGCCGATCGGACCGCCGAACTGGTCGCGGTCCTTGGCGTACTGACGGGCCTCCTCGAAGCAGTCTCGAGCAGCGCCGATTGCGCCCCAGGCGATGCCGTAGCGGGCCTGCGTGAGACAGGACAGCGGCCCCTTCATGCCCGAGACGCCGGGAAGAACGTTCTCCTCGGGGACGTGGACATCGTTCAGGCCAATCTCGCCCGTGATCGACGCACGCAGCGAGAGCTTCTCGGTGATCTTGTTCGTCGAGACGCCGTCGCGGTCGGTCTCGACCAGAAATCCGCGGACGGGGTCGTCCTCGGCCGACTTATCACGCGCCCAGACGATGGCGACATCGGCGATCGGCGAGTTCGTGATCCACGTCTTCGAGCCGTTCAGCACGTAGCCGTCACCGTCCGCCTCCGCGCGGGTCTCCATTGCCGACGGATTCGAGCCGTGTTCGGGCTCGGTGAGGCCGAAGCAGCCGATCGCATCGCCTTGCCCCATCGCCGGCAGCCACTCCTCCTTTTGCTCCTCGCTCCCGTAGGCCCGGATCGGGTACATGACGAGCGCCCCCTGGACCGACGCCATCGAGCGCAGCCCCGAGTCGCCGGCCTCGAGTTCCTGCATCAGGAGCCCGTAAGCCGTCTCGGAGACGTTCGGCGAGCCATACCCCTCGAGATTGGGGGCGTAGAAGCCGAGTTCACCCATCTTCGTGATGAGCTCCTTCGGGAACGTCCCGTTCTCGAAGTGTTCGCCGATGTCGGGTTTGACGTGCTCTTCGACGAACTCCCGGGCCGTGTCCCGGATCATCCGCTCTTCTTGGTCGAGGTCATCCTCGAGCTGAACGAAATCCAGCATACCTAGACCTATGGGAATGGCACAATAGGTATTGCGATACAGGGTGTCACATGAGTGGTCATTGAGGCGGAAGCGGACGGCCGGTTTCGACAACTCGCTGTCGATTGTCCAAAAAGAGGTTCTCGTTCGCACCGATCGCTTCGAGTCGTTTCTCCCGGCCATTCATGTTGGAATTTTGTATAATATATTGGGATTTCGGAAGATTGCGGAAGGATTATAATAGGTAACTATGAAGATGTTTGGCATGGCGAAGAGAGACAAGTCCACGGATAGGCGTACCACTCGACGATCGATTCTCGCGACAGCAGGCGTCGGTTCCCTCGCGGCGATCGCCGGTTGTATCGGCGGCGAGACGAGCGGCGGCAGCAACCAGAACCTCGAGACCCTGTCGGACATCAACGAGAACACGTCGGTGTCACCAACGCCGAGCGGCTCCGGGACCGCCCCGGCACTCGAGCGAGCGCTCGATCACGCGACCGACGGCTACGACCGCGTGAGTACCAGCTACGGCGAACAGGGCAACGCGATTAACGAGAACCAGCTCAACGTCGGCGTCGGGACGCTGATGAACTTCTCGATCACGCCCAGCTGGCTCCAGCAGACCGCGAGTACCGTCGACAACCTCCGCGTCCTCGACGTGACCGATGAGACCGAGCAGGCCTGGAACGACGACGATCGACTACTGATCCGGCCGGCCGAGACAGGGCAGATCGACAACGTCGACGCTCCCGACGAGGTTCCCGCGCCGACCTTCGCGTACAACTTCGTCTCCCGGGCCGACCTCGAGTACGACACGGTCTATACGTTCCTCGAGACGATGTACGAACAGCAACAGGAGCTAGCGGAGTACCACGGCCTGCTGGGAACCTACGAGGACGACGAGTTCTGGGTCAAGAACATGTACGACGGCGTCCCCTTCCACGACGCCGCGGCCGACTTCTACGAAGAAATCGGCGTCTGGAGCGACGAGTTCGAGCGCGCCGGCGGCAGTACGAGCGGCGGTGCGACCGGCGACACGGACGTCCGGATGCGGACGTCGACGTCGACGACGACGGCCTACGCCGCGAACCAGGGGATGGCAAGCGCCGTCAACGAAGGGACCGACGATCTGTTCGTCGAGGCACAGACGAGTCAGGGCACCGAGGCGAACCTCGGTGCGCTCGACCAGAAGGACGCCGAGATGGTGTACATCCAGAACTGGTCGGCACAGCAGGTGCAAGAAGACGCCGGTAACTACAGCGAACTCGGCTTCGATATGGCACAGATCGTCCACTTCTACGACCTGCCGTGGTTCTTCATCGCTGACGGCGGTAACTAACGAAACCGATGTCCGGAACATATTCCGACCGCGACCTTCCCGAGATAGCCCTCGGATTCGTCGTCTACGCGTTGGGGTTCTCCCTGACACTGTACACCGTCACGTACGCCGTGTCTCTCGTGGGAGGGTGGCCCCTCAGTGGGCTCGTACCCGAACCCGGCTGGGTGAAGCGGGACAAGCTGTATATGATCCTCTTCCTCGGGCTCGGGCTCGGGCTGTATTATCTCGACTATGCCCGCAAGGAGTTCGCCGGCGAGAGCGGCGAATTCGGTATCGACGGGGCAGCGTCCTCGTCGACAACCGAGGAAGCCGCTGGGAGCGCACTCGAGCGGGCGCGGCGCACGTGGTCGAGGATCGATCCGTACGTTGCGCTCGCGTTCGCCATCGCGGCGCTGCTCACGATGTACTACGTCTACACGAATTTTACCCGGCTCGACGAGGACGCGTACATCCTCGGCTACACCACCACCGACCACGTCGTCGGCGTGATACTGATCGCGCTGGCGATCGATACGACTCGCCGGGCGTTCGGGACGTCGATCGCAGCCGTCGCCGTCGCGGCGATCGCGTACGCCCACTCCGCGGTTGGCTCGCGGCTGTTTGGCGTCTTCGAGCACTCGGGGCAGAGCTGGGAGCAGATCGCCGAGAACGGCGCGATCGGACTCAGCGGCGTCTACGACGGAACGATGATGGGGATCGGCTCGACGTGGGTCGCGATCTTCATCATGTTCGCCGGGATCGCGAAGGCGTTCGGGCTGATGGAGTTCGTCCGCGAGGTCGGGACGGAACTCGGGCG is a window encoding:
- a CDS encoding IclR family transcriptional regulator, encoding MNTDRDETETVGVSTTRKTFELLEALKAEEGVTIAALTQRTDLPKSTVYRHLQTLTDMGYVIERDGKYYVGFRFVELGEQARSRKVGYTAAKRAVFELGQETDERAVFIVEEDDEAVYVHRYGSLSNTMIGHRRPLHSMASGKIILAEWDDAAVDRYIEEVGLEAITSNTITDPDALFDELERIRDREYAVNNQEHMDGLRGVSVPVYTPDDEFLGSLAVFGPTSRFTDDYVHDELPTRLRDKAGEIRITLAYG
- a CDS encoding acyl-CoA dehydrogenase family protein, giving the protein MLDFVQLEDDLDQEERMIRDTAREFVEEHVKPDIGEHFENGTFPKELITKMGELGFYAPNLEGYGSPNVSETAYGLLMQELEAGDSGLRSMASVQGALVMYPIRAYGSEEQKEEWLPAMGQGDAIGCFGLTEPEHGSNPSAMETRAEADGDGYVLNGSKTWITNSPIADVAIVWARDKSAEDDPVRGFLVETDRDGVSTNKITEKLSLRASITGEIGLNDVHVPEENVLPGVSGMKGPLSCLTQARYGIAWGAIGAARDCFEEARQYAKDRDQFGGPIGRFQLQQRKLAEMGTQITLAQLLAHRLAELKERGEMRPQHVSMAKRNNVRTARDQARIAREMIGGNGITTDYSPMRHMANMETVYTYEGTHDIHTLVLGEEFTGIPAYQ
- a CDS encoding TAXI family TRAP transporter solute-binding subunit, with the translated sequence MAKRDKSTDRRTTRRSILATAGVGSLAAIAGCIGGETSGGSNQNLETLSDINENTSVSPTPSGSGTAPALERALDHATDGYDRVSTSYGEQGNAINENQLNVGVGTLMNFSITPSWLQQTASTVDNLRVLDVTDETEQAWNDDDRLLIRPAETGQIDNVDAPDEVPAPTFAYNFVSRADLEYDTVYTFLETMYEQQQELAEYHGLLGTYEDDEFWVKNMYDGVPFHDAAADFYEEIGVWSDEFERAGGSTSGGATGDTDVRMRTSTSTTTAYAANQGMASAVNEGTDDLFVEAQTSQGTEANLGALDQKDAEMVYIQNWSAQQVQEDAGNYSELGFDMAQIVHFYDLPWFFIADGGN
- the rdfA gene encoding rod-determining factor RdfA, with the translated sequence MNHQPTGPGPDPKVLRLIRKYDLEGVGDELEARWTHPENRTSLRALAESFNERILRAALDDADVETITDDVSRLYTLLDGTEGSRGEQTAARRRLERAGVDVETVRAEFVSYGAIRSYLTGHRDASLPETDEDARESESKTIEGLRQRTVAVTESKLARLRDTDHLQLGSYRVLADLQVLCEDCGRQYDVATLLETGACECGEQ